A genome region from Oryzias latipes chromosome 2, ASM223467v1 includes the following:
- the LOC101173533 gene encoding gap junction alpha-3 protein-like encodes MGDWSFLGRLLENAQEHSTVIGKVWLTVLFIFRILVLGAAAEEVWGDEQSDFTCNTQQPGCENVCYDEAFPISHIRFWVLQIIFVSTPTLIYLGHVLHIVRMEEKRREREEELRKAGRLQGDHDPLYHNGIGDGKGGKKDKRPIRDEHGKIRIRGALLRTYIFNIIFKTLFEVGFILGQYFLYGFRLRPLYKCARWPCPNTVDCFISRPTEKTIFIIFMLVVACVSLVLNLLEIYHLGWKKVKQGVTNEFIPESESILGQHGPGDAETIPEQVSPSALNRLPEYANGNANASFMGDRAAEEGASSPAVIFNPNMATTPTPSELNVDGGAFHSDVFLLEVRSPSFSTNGEKVSIGSHGQLSEMEQNWRNMALELHNPNGNSSSSSSSSYAEPLPSSPTSASSFSPEDEAALQQENQLSMFPTLPRNTPLSIIAPEVRAADEESPAVQNEDATAEMHPPPADTRRPSRACKYSGARARPDDLEV; translated from the exons ATGGGTGACTGGAGCTTTCTGGGGCGTCTGCTGGAGAATGCTCAAGAACACTCCACAGTGATAGGAAAG GTTTGGCTGACGGTCCTCTTCATTTTCCGCATTCTGGTGCTGGGCGCGGCCGCCGAAGAGGTTTGGGGGGACGAGCAGTCGGACTTTACGTGTAACACGCAACAGCCGGGTTGCGAGAACGTGTGCTACGACGAGGCTTTCCCCATCTCCCACATCCGTTTCTGGGTGCTGCAGATCATTTTCGtctccacccccaccctcatCTACCTGGGCCATGTGCTTCACATCGTACGCatggaggagaagaggagggagagggaggaggagcTCAGGAAGGCCGGGCGCCTCCAGGGGGACCACGACCCCCTCTATCACAACGGAATCGGCGACGGCAAAGGAGGAAAGAAGGACAAGCGCCCGATCCGGGATGAGCACGGAAAGATCCGGATTCGTGGGGCCCTTTTGAGGACCTACATCTTTAACATCATCTTCAAAACATTGTTTGAAGTGGGCTTCATCTTAGGACAGTACTTCCTGTACGGGTTCCGCCTGAGGCCGCTCTATAAGTGCGCCCGCTGGCCCTGCCCAAACACTGTGGACTGCTTCATCTCCAG GCCCACTGAAAAGAcaatcttcatcatcttcatgcTGGTGGTTGCATGCGTCTCTTTGGTCCTCAACCTACTGGAGATCTACCACTTGGGCTGGAAGAAGGTCAAGCAAGGGGTTACTAACGAGTTTATTCCTGAGAGTGAGTCGATTCTAGGTCAACATGGGCCTGGGGATGCAGAGACGATCCCTGAACAGGTCTCGCCATCCGCGCTCAACCGATTGCCGGAATACGCTAATGGTAATGCTAATGCAAGCTTCATGGGGGATAGAGCTGCCGAAGAAGGAGCCTCCAGTCCAGCTGTGATCTTCAACCCCAACATGGCTACAACCCCAACGCCTTCAGAACTCAACGTGGATGGTGGTGCCTTCCATTCGGATGTCTTCCTGTTGGAGGTGAGGTCTCCTTCTTTTTCCACCAATGGGGAGAAAGTAAGCATTGGCAGCCATGGGCAGCTGTCGGAAATGGAGCAAAACTGGAGAAACATGGCTTTGGAGCTCCACAATCCGAATGGCAATAGCTCCTCCTCGTCATCTTCATCCTATGCCGAACCTCTACCCTCTTCCCCGACCTCTGCCTCCTCGTTCTCCCCCGAAGACGAGGCGGCCCTTCAGCAGGAGAACCAACTCTCCATGTTCCCCACGCTCCCCCGCAACACGCCTCTTTCAATCATTGCACCAGAGGTGAGAGCAGCGGACGAGGAAAGCCCGGCGGTCCAGAACGAGGACGCCACAGCAGAAATGCATCCGCCTCCTGCTGACACCAGGAGGCCGAGCCGGGCGTGCAAGTACAGCGGCGCCAGAGCCCGGCCCGATGATCTGGAAGTGTAG
- the LOC101165708 gene encoding gap junction beta-6 protein-like isoform X2, whose protein sequence is MSWPALYAQLVGANRHSTSLGKIWLSVLFLFRVMVLMVAAETVWGDEQSDFVCNTLQPGCENVCYDQFFPMSHIRLWCLQLVFVAAPTLLVSMYVAYRNQGDRKKLLQSSGRTGFLSSKNQEEELEALKRRRLPITGPLWWTYLFSVAAKLLFEVGFMYALYVVYDGFRMPRLVQCDQWPCPNLVDCFISRPTEKTIFTVFMATTSSICMVLNGAELAYLVTKAIAR, encoded by the exons ATGTCTTGGCCCGCTCTGTACGCTCAGCTGGTGGGGGCCAATCGTCACTCCACCTCTCTGGGTAAAATCTGGCTCTCGGTGCTGTTCCTTTTTCGGGTCATGGTGCTGATGGTTGCCGCGGAGACCGTCTGGGGGGACGAGCAGTCGGACTTTGTGTGCAACACACTACAG CCCGGCTGTGAAAACGTTTGCTACGATCAGTTCTTTCCCATGTCCCACATTCGCCTGTGGTGCCTTCAGCTCGTCTTTGTCGCCGCGCCAACGCTTCTGGTTTCCATGTATGTGGCCTACCGTAACCAAGGCGACAGGAAGAAGCTCCTGCAG AGCTCTGGTAGAACCGGATTCCTCAGCAGCAAAAACCAAGAGGAAGAGCTAGAAGCCCTGAAGAGGCGCAGACTCCCGATAACCGGACCTCTGTGGTGGACGTACCTCTTCAGCGTGGCGGCCAAGCTCCTGTTTGAAGTCGGATTCAT GTACGCCCTGTATGTGGTCTACGACGGCTTCCGGATGCCGCGCTTGGTGCAGTGCGACCAGTGGCCTTGTCCAAACCTGGTGGACTGTTTTATCTCTCGGCCTACAGAGAAGACCATCTTCACGGTTTTCATGGCCACCACCTCTTCCATCTGCATGGTCCTCAACGGGGCGGAGCTTGCTTACCTCGTGACCAAGGCCATCGCGAGGTAG
- the LOC101165708 gene encoding gap junction beta-2 protein-like isoform X1: protein MSWPALYAQLVGANRHSTSLGKIWLSVLFLFRVMVLMVAAETVWGDEQSDFVCNTLQPGCENVCYDQFFPMSHIRLWCLQLVFVAAPTLLVSMYVAYRNQGDRKKLLQSSGRTGFLSSKNQEEELEALKRRRLPITGPLWWTYLFSVAAKLLFEVGFMYALYVVYDGFRMPRLVQCDQWPCPNLVDCFISRPTEKTIFTVFMATTSSICMVLNGAELAYLVTKAIARSLWRQKDETLTSREKCGEGQTRGHLVL, encoded by the exons ATGTCTTGGCCCGCTCTGTACGCTCAGCTGGTGGGGGCCAATCGTCACTCCACCTCTCTGGGTAAAATCTGGCTCTCGGTGCTGTTCCTTTTTCGGGTCATGGTGCTGATGGTTGCCGCGGAGACCGTCTGGGGGGACGAGCAGTCGGACTTTGTGTGCAACACACTACAG CCCGGCTGTGAAAACGTTTGCTACGATCAGTTCTTTCCCATGTCCCACATTCGCCTGTGGTGCCTTCAGCTCGTCTTTGTCGCCGCGCCAACGCTTCTGGTTTCCATGTATGTGGCCTACCGTAACCAAGGCGACAGGAAGAAGCTCCTGCAG AGCTCTGGTAGAACCGGATTCCTCAGCAGCAAAAACCAAGAGGAAGAGCTAGAAGCCCTGAAGAGGCGCAGACTCCCGATAACCGGACCTCTGTGGTGGACGTACCTCTTCAGCGTGGCGGCCAAGCTCCTGTTTGAAGTCGGATTCAT GTACGCCCTGTATGTGGTCTACGACGGCTTCCGGATGCCGCGCTTGGTGCAGTGCGACCAGTGGCCTTGTCCAAACCTGGTGGACTGTTTTATCTCTCGGCCTACAGAGAAGACCATCTTCACGGTTTTCATGGCCACCACCTCTTCCATCTGCATGGTCCTCAACGGGGCGGAGCTTGCTTACCTCGTGACCAAGGCCATCGCGAG GAGCCTCTGGCGGCAGAAGGACGAGACGCTAACCAGCAGAGAGAAATGTGGCGAGGGACAAACGAGAGGTCACCTGGTTCTTTAA